Below is a window of Desulfobacterales bacterium DNA.
ATTTCGTCAAGGATGAATCGGCAGTTTTTTTTGGTTTTTTGCAAATAATTTTAGGCATTTTGTTTTTTCTAATTGTCTTATTTTTTAGTTAATTATAAATGATATCATGAAAAATTTTTTTTTAACTGTAATTTTTATTTTTTTAATATGTATTCCAGATAATTTGTTAGCATCAAGGGAATTTATTGACCAAGCAGGCAGGAAAGTTATTGTTCCAGATAAGCCTGAACGAGTAATTGCTCTTGCTCCGAGCATAACTGAAATTATTTTTGCAATTGGAGAACAGCACCGTTTAAAAGGAGTTACAAAATTTTCAGATTATCCTTCTGATGCGGCACGACTTCCAAAAGTAGGTTCTTATGTTCAGCTTGACATTGAAAGAATAATTGCTTTAAAGCCAGATCTTTGTATAGGAATAAAAGACGGAAATCCTATAGAAACGGTAACTCGTTTGGAATCTTTTAAAATACCTGTATATGCGGTTGATCCCAAAAATCTTCAAGGAGTTCTCGATACTGTAAATGACATATCTATACTGCTTAATGCCGAAGAAAAAGGCAGTCATATTGTTAATGATATGAAGTCAAGAATAAATGCAGTAAAAAAATTATCAAATACAGTCAGTTATCGACCTAAAGTTTTTTTTCAAATAGGAGTATCACCAATTGTTTCCATTGGAACAGATAGTTTTTTACATGAACTGATTATAACTGCAGGGGGACAAAATGTATCTGAAGGGAAAATTCCCTATCCTCGCTTTACAGTTGAACAAATCATTGCATTAGAGCCTGACATTATAATTATAACTTCGATGGAAAGAGGAGGTCTTTTTGAAAAAGCCAAAGAAGAATGGAGCTACTGGAAAAGCATACCTGCCGTAAAAAATAATAAAATTTATGTTGTGGATTCAAATCTTTTCGATCGTCCAACTCCTCGAGTGTTAAGCGGTATTGAACTTCTTTTTAGTATTATTCATCCTGAACTTAAATTAATTGAGAATTGAGAATTGAAAATTGAAAATTATTCCATATTTAATAAAGTTTTAGCAACAATATTTTTGTGTTCTTTAATGCTTGTAATAGCTATAATTATTGGCATTTCCATGGGGTCCTCAAATATTAAAATTCAGGATGTTATAAATTCATTAATTCGTCCTGAAACTGTTGATCAAACTACTTATGCAATTATTTGGAGAATTAGATTTCCAAGAACTCTAATGGCAGCATTAGTAGGCTCTGCACTTTCCCTTGGAGGCCTTGTTTTTCAGGCTGTATTAAGAAATCCTTTAGCTGAACCTTATATTTTAGGTATTTCTGGAGGCGCTGCAATTGGAGCTATTTTAGGCATTTTATTGAAATTATCAAGATTTCCTGGGATATGCTCTTTTGCTTTTATCGGCAGCATGGGAACACTGCTAATGGTTTTTATAATATCATCTGGGAAATCCATGCTCAAAAAAGATGCCCTTTTGCTTTCAGGGGTTATGTTAAATGCTTTTTGTTCGGCAGTTATCATATTTCTTATTTCATTAAGCCACGATTCAAGTATGCATAACATTATTTTTTGGCTTATGGGTGACTTATCTATATCAAGTTTATATCATGTTGGAATACTGGCGGCTATGCTTTTGCCTTGTTTTATAATATTATTCTACCTTTCCCATGCTATGAATCTTTTATTAATCGGAAAAGAAATAGCCATGACAATGGGGCTTAATGTTAATTTTATAATTGTAGTTCTTTTAATAATAAGCTCATTTATGGTAAGCTCGACAGTTTCATATTGCGGACTTTTAGGCTTTGTAGGTCTTGTCATGCCCCATTTGTTAAGGCTTATGATAAGTCATGATCATAGGATACTTGTTCCTGCCTGTGTTTTAGGAGGCGGAGCGTACATGATTTTATGCGATACATTAGCGCGAGTTCTTCCTGCAAATGGAGAAATGCCTGTTGGAGTTATTACTGCTATGGTTGGAGCTCCGCTTTTTATTTTTTTGCTTAAAAGATCAAAAAAATGAATATATATATCAATAGTGTTTCTATTCTTCTGAAAAAAATTGAAGGTAATAATTATGCGCCATTAAACCATAAGTATCCCAATTTTGAATTACTGTATTTACAGCCAGCCATCTTATAAATCCTTTAACATCTAATATTGATTCGAGCCCATTTTTCCATGTATCTGTGTCAGTTCTATCCGTATGGAGAGCATCAAAAAAAGCCATAATATCGCTAAAATCAGCCTCATCTTCATTAGTTTCCTTATCAAATTGGCTTTCATTGTATGTAACAAAATTGGATGTAGGTTTATAAAGATTGCCGCTTTTTTTCTTAAATTGGGCTTGAAGCATAGGATTATCTGGGATTTCCACCATAGTGTATAATCCAAAATAAGTTGAGCCTTCTCCATAATCAATGAATACTCGATAAAAGGCAATCTATCATTGAATAAAGAAAGCCAATTTTTATGACTGATTTGAGTTCTATGTTTCTTCATTATTTGATTCTTTTTTTGTTTAATTTCAAAAAAACATGGCAGACCTGAATTAATATCATAAGTTCTAATTCGTAAATTAAGTCGATTTTTAGATTCAGACATTCTCTGTCGTAAAAAAAATAGTGACGGTGAATCTAAATAAAGACTATATACGCTATAAAATCCATCTTGCTCTTTTTGTAATAGCCAAAGCTCCCAACATGCCTAATCCTCTTGCCAGACTATTTCCAATAGCCTGCATAACTGTTGCGGCTACTATAGGGCTTAAAATTAAAGATTGAACAAAGTTTCTTGAATATGATAAGCCTCTGAAAGTTTTTTCATACGTTATTGCAATTATCACTGAAAGAACAAAAGAAAGCATAGTGGCATATACAATCTCGATAAAAACTGGATCAAGTGAGTTTGTTTCTAATGCTAAATTTTCAAACATAGGTAATTTCCTTTCTTTCGTTAAGAATTTTTAAATTTTAGTCTGAACCTTGATGTTTTTAAAATTCGTTAGTCAGGGAATCAAGGTACAGACAATAACGTATAAGATGATTTTACTCGTTAGATTCGGTCTCTATTACTTCATTGCATTGGTTAATATGAGTAATAAGTTCTTCTCCCTGTTGTTGACTAATTATTTCTCCAGAGACCGATAAATTGACCAGTTTAAGCAATTGTTCATTCATTGCTGTGTGGAAAGTCTCTTTAGAAATATTATTTTCTTTTAAAAAAATCGGAAGATGTTTAGCAATTAAAGCTTGTTGAATGGTAACCGGTTCAATTCCGCTTAATTTAGAATTGTTGTAAAAATAAAAGAATATCAAAAAAAGCTAATTATAAAATAACTATCCTGTTGGAGTTATTACGGCTATATAGTTTTTAAGAAAAGTAAATTGGAAAAATTAAATAAACGTCGTAGGACGTCATTCCGGATTAAAAGTCTTCATATTCTCTGGATTCCGGGTTAAAGTCAGAAAATCTAAACGATTTTCTGACTTTCCCCGGAATGACGATAATCCAAAATACTTTTCTTAAATACTGTAGTAACTCATAAGCCTAAAAACTCAAAAAAATATTGATAATAATATCAATGATACAATCCTTTATAATAATTCTTTTAATATTTTTTATCTGCGTAACTATCATTTTGCTTTTAAACAAAAAAAGACTTGATAAAAAGCTTTATTTTTTAAAAAAAGCACAGAAAGAATTGAAATCTCTTAACATGGCGAAAAGTGAATTTTTGGCGAATATGAGTCATGAAATAAGGACTCCAATGAATGCAATTCTCGGATTTGCGGATCTTCTTAAAGGGCATATTTTAGAACCAAAGTATAAAAAATATCTTAATGGAATTCTTTCAGGGGGAAAAACCCTTTTATCCCTGATTAATGATATTCTTGATTTATCTAAAATAGAATCTGGAAAGATGGAGCTTTGTCCTGAACCGTCTGATATTCATAGTATTATTAATGATTTTCAAAATATGTTTTGCGTCATAAAAAAAGAAAAAAAT
It encodes the following:
- a CDS encoding cobalamin-binding protein is translated as MKNFFLTVIFIFLICIPDNLLASREFIDQAGRKVIVPDKPERVIALAPSITEIIFAIGEQHRLKGVTKFSDYPSDAARLPKVGSYVQLDIERIIALKPDLCIGIKDGNPIETVTRLESFKIPVYAVDPKNLQGVLDTVNDISILLNAEEKGSHIVNDMKSRINAVKKLSNTVSYRPKVFFQIGVSPIVSIGTDSFLHELIITAGGQNVSEGKIPYPRFTVEQIIALEPDIIIITSMERGGLFEKAKEEWSYWKSIPAVKNNKIYVVDSNLFDRPTPRVLSGIELLFSIIHPELKLIEN
- a CDS encoding iron ABC transporter permease; this encodes MLVIAIIIGISMGSSNIKIQDVINSLIRPETVDQTTYAIIWRIRFPRTLMAALVGSALSLGGLVFQAVLRNPLAEPYILGISGGAAIGAILGILLKLSRFPGICSFAFIGSMGTLLMVFIISSGKSMLKKDALLLSGVMLNAFCSAVIIFLISLSHDSSMHNIIFWLMGDLSISSLYHVGILAAMLLPCFIILFYLSHAMNLLLIGKEIAMTMGLNVNFIIVVLLIISSFMVSSTVSYCGLLGFVGLVMPHLLRLMISHDHRILVPACVLGGGAYMILCDTLARVLPANGEMPVGVITAMVGAPLFIFLLKRSKK
- a CDS encoding CotH kinase family protein, with product MAFYRVFIDYGEGSTYFGLYTMVEIPDNPMLQAQFKKKSGNLYKPTSNFVTYNESQFDKETNEDEADFSDIMAFFDALHTDRTDTDTWKNGLESILDVKGFIRWLAVNTVIQNWDTYGLMAHNYYLQFFSEE